A genomic stretch from Neodiprion fabricii isolate iyNeoFabr1 chromosome 3, iyNeoFabr1.1, whole genome shotgun sequence includes:
- the LOC124178147 gene encoding hemolymph lipopolysaccharide-binding protein-like, with amino-acid sequence MWKLLVILFFGGVFGGPLENGSPLAFKPDSVETAEEPCHCPSSLVSSAQIESPTVANRPLLSSGTGTRTNSLQNLVYNGMPCVCSFGPSRIPIRDDYIYTPGIGSHKLHTRALVWNDARKVCNDEGGHLAIINSVSEARVLMDIFNKSTPVKGAAYDHAAYLGIHDLYKEGEWVTISGESLAQTGYTKWTDKWGGQPDNGDGKQNCGVLYKEGGMDDVFCEAAFAYFCELPTIQFVN; translated from the exons ATGTGGAAATTGCTGGTCATACTCTTCTTCGGCGGAGTCTTCGGTGGTCCGTTGGAGAACGGATCGCCGCTGGCCTTCAAACCTGACAGCGTCGAAACTGCGGAAGAACCGTGCCATTGTCCTTCGTCCTTAGTGTCTTCTGCCCAGATCGAATCACCCACCGTGGCGAATCGCCCTCTGCTCTCCTCTGGCACCGGTACCCGCACCAATTCGTTGCAGAACCTGGTCTACAACGGAATGCCTTGTGTATGTAGCTTCGGTCCCTCCAGGATTCCGATAAGGGACGACTACATTTACACGCCAGGCATCGGCTCGCACAAACTTCACACGCGAGCTCTGGTCTGGAACGACGCGAGGAAGGTCTGCAACGACGAAGGCGGCCACCTTGCTATCATTAACTCTGTCTCCGAGGCTCGG GTGCTGATGGACATATTCAACAAGTCAACTCCGGTGAAGGGCGCAGCCTACGATCACGCGGCGTACCTTGGAATTCACGATCTGTACAAAGAGGGCGAATGGGTTACGATTTCAGGAGAATCTTTGGCTCAAACTGGATATACCAAATGGACAGACAAGTGGGGCGGCCAGCCGGACAACGGTGATGGCAAACAGAACTGCGGTGTGTTGTACAAGGAAGGAGGCATGGACGACGTATTCTGCGAGGCAGCTTTTGCGTACTTCTGTGAACTGCCCACAATTCAGTTCGTCAATTGA